A single region of the Prochlorococcus marinus str. MIT 0917 genome encodes:
- a CDS encoding sodium:solute symporter family protein, with amino-acid sequence MSVIDWFILFLYLIFSLVLGIYISLKNHNEADYFVAGRRLNGLLAGMSMAATTFSIDTPLYVAGIIGTRGLAGNWEWWSFGLAHVAMTVVFAPLWRRSGVLTDAAFTELRYGGKSAAYLRGIKAFLLSVPINCIGIGYAFLAMRKVAESLGVVDGHIVFGPFTDTILLMFLVALFLLVYTVVGGLWAVVVNDFIQLVLALLGAFAVCFVALDASGGMTELLTKLEALDRPELLSLFPWTFNKDGFKWLDSSGISITTFFAFISLQWWSFRRSDGGGEFIQRLLATKDEKQATLAGIVFLIVNYLIRSWLWILVGLAGLVLLPQQADWELSYPNLAITYLPPVGLGLVVVSLVAAFMSTVSTSINWGASYLAHDLYKRFVRPSAGPKEMILIGQVASILLLLIGVVTALFSNSIGSMFRLVIAIGTGPGAVLVLRWFWWRVNALAELSAMLSGFFIGLITSVSPYFIIEDFGKRLLFTTSFTAVIWLLTLFFTEPESEETLNQFVMQVNPPGPGWKTIRKSLNINPVDNFSLIGSRFVLASGILYGGLISIGAFLLHQERSAWIALLIFVSCVFLIKKTKLMTQKVDPR; translated from the coding sequence ATGAGTGTTATTGATTGGTTTATTTTATTTCTTTATTTAATATTTTCTTTGGTATTGGGGATTTATATATCTCTAAAAAATCATAATGAGGCAGACTATTTTGTTGCGGGCCGTCGTCTGAATGGTTTGCTTGCAGGTATGTCTATGGCTGCAACAACGTTCTCGATTGATACTCCTCTTTATGTGGCAGGCATTATTGGAACTAGAGGCTTGGCCGGAAACTGGGAGTGGTGGAGTTTTGGACTTGCACATGTGGCTATGACAGTTGTATTCGCTCCACTTTGGAGGCGTAGTGGAGTATTAACTGATGCTGCCTTCACTGAATTACGTTATGGGGGCAAATCAGCTGCTTATTTAAGAGGTATAAAAGCTTTCTTGCTTTCTGTTCCGATTAATTGTATTGGGATTGGTTATGCATTTCTGGCAATGCGTAAAGTGGCTGAATCATTAGGTGTCGTGGATGGACATATTGTGTTTGGCCCCTTTACTGACACGATACTTCTAATGTTTTTAGTTGCTTTGTTTTTGCTTGTTTACACTGTTGTAGGTGGCCTTTGGGCAGTAGTGGTAAATGATTTTATACAACTTGTATTAGCTCTTTTAGGCGCGTTTGCTGTTTGCTTTGTAGCGCTTGATGCTTCAGGTGGTATGACCGAATTATTAACAAAGTTAGAGGCATTAGATCGACCTGAGCTCCTTTCTTTATTTCCATGGACATTTAATAAAGATGGTTTCAAGTGGTTGGATAGTTCAGGAATAAGTATTACTACTTTTTTCGCTTTTATTTCTTTACAGTGGTGGAGTTTTAGACGTAGTGATGGTGGTGGGGAATTTATTCAGCGTTTATTGGCTACTAAAGATGAAAAACAAGCAACTTTGGCAGGAATAGTTTTTTTAATTGTTAATTATCTTATTCGTAGTTGGCTTTGGATTTTAGTTGGCTTGGCTGGTTTAGTTCTCTTGCCTCAACAAGCTGACTGGGAATTAAGTTATCCAAACCTCGCTATTACATATTTGCCACCTGTTGGACTTGGATTAGTCGTGGTTTCATTGGTTGCTGCATTTATGAGTACCGTAAGTACTTCAATTAATTGGGGAGCAAGTTATCTTGCTCATGATTTATATAAAAGATTTGTGAGGCCATCGGCTGGCCCTAAAGAAATGATTCTTATAGGCCAGGTTGCAAGTATTTTATTGCTGCTAATTGGAGTCGTCACGGCTCTATTTAGTAACAGTATTGGTTCAATGTTTAGACTTGTTATTGCAATAGGTACAGGACCAGGTGCTGTCCTTGTTCTTCGGTGGTTTTGGTGGCGAGTTAATGCTCTAGCGGAGCTTTCCGCAATGTTGAGTGGTTTTTTTATAGGCTTAATTACCTCAGTCTCGCCCTATTTTATAATTGAAGATTTTGGAAAAAGACTCTTATTTACCACTTCATTTACTGCTGTAATTTGGTTGCTTACTTTATTTTTTACTGAGCCAGAGTCTGAGGAGACACTCAATCAATTTGTGATGCAGGTAAACCCCCCAGGTCCTGGTTGGAAAACAATAAGGAAAAGTCTGAATATCAATCCGGTTGACAATTTTTCTTTGATTGGATCTCGATTCGTTTTAGCCTCAGGAATTCTCTATGGTGGATTAATTAGCATTGGGGCTTTCTTATTGCATCAAGAAAGGAGCGCTTGGATTGCGCTTTTAATTTTTGTGAGCTGTGTGTTTTTAATTAAGAAAACAAAACTAATGACTCAAAAAGTTGACCCTCGATAG
- a CDS encoding DUF1257 domain-containing protein: MSHFSTVKTQLRKKEFLKQALIDLGYVPNEGENLVRGYRGQTVKAQMTVQMSKGADIGFRWNEGSKSYELVTDLDLWKQSIPIERFLAQVTQRYALNTVLDSTSQEGFQVSEQKQNLDGSIELVVTRWDS; the protein is encoded by the coding sequence ATGTCACATTTCAGCACAGTCAAAACTCAACTTCGTAAGAAAGAGTTCCTTAAACAGGCTCTAATAGACTTAGGTTATGTCCCCAACGAAGGTGAAAATCTAGTTAGAGGTTATAGAGGTCAAACGGTAAAAGCTCAAATGACTGTTCAGATGAGTAAAGGAGCAGACATTGGATTTCGTTGGAATGAAGGCTCAAAATCATATGAACTTGTAACTGACCTTGATCTCTGGAAACAATCAATACCAATTGAGAGATTTTTAGCTCAGGTCACTCAACGTTATGCTCTAAACACTGTTCTTGATTCAACTTCTCAAGAAGGATTTCAAGTGTCTGAGCAAAAGCAAAATTTAGATGGATCAATTGAATTGGTAGTTACTCGTTGGGATTCCTAA
- a CDS encoding HEAT repeat domain-containing protein, translating into MNDENQKLSEKGLANLAIDPDLLARELAAQLAGDPLDEIELDKIDGEQWNSSKECDVALKWLQSGNNERLQGLRVFCEHRDPRALPFLLPLLDEPSPVVRMSAVYALGRNPCPQAIDLLLHLLRFDSNAYVRKATAWSLGNYTDAPVLEPLINALKQDVAAVRLWASSSLAEVGLNSAESSSPAANQLLESLQVDGEPIVRSNCIWSLGRLYELLSPGIQIQIVETFISVLLNDREPSVRYEARTALEQLDNPEVQKKLKSLIDDGQLV; encoded by the coding sequence ATGAATGATGAAAATCAAAAATTAAGTGAAAAAGGGTTGGCTAATTTGGCCATAGACCCTGATCTTTTGGCTAGAGAATTAGCTGCTCAATTGGCAGGAGATCCTTTAGATGAAATTGAATTAGATAAAATTGATGGAGAGCAATGGAATTCATCAAAAGAATGTGATGTTGCGTTGAAATGGCTGCAATCCGGAAATAATGAGAGACTCCAGGGCTTAAGAGTCTTTTGCGAACATAGAGACCCGAGAGCTCTGCCATTCTTATTGCCTTTACTTGACGAGCCATCTCCTGTCGTCAGGATGAGTGCTGTTTATGCTTTAGGGAGAAATCCTTGTCCACAAGCTATAGATCTTCTGTTGCATTTATTGAGATTTGATAGTAACGCTTATGTGCGTAAAGCTACTGCATGGAGTCTCGGCAATTACACTGACGCTCCAGTACTAGAACCTCTGATTAATGCATTAAAACAAGATGTCGCTGCCGTGAGATTATGGGCATCCAGCTCTTTGGCAGAGGTTGGACTAAATTCAGCAGAGAGCTCTTCCCCAGCAGCGAATCAATTACTTGAAAGTTTGCAAGTAGATGGTGAACCAATAGTTAGAAGTAACTGTATTTGGTCTTTAGGCCGCCTTTATGAACTTTTGAGTCCGGGAATCCAAATTCAAATAGTAGAAACTTTTATTTCTGTTTTATTAAATGATAGAGAGCCTTCTGTCAGGTATGAGGCCAGGACAGCTTTGGAGCAATTGGATAATCCAGAGGTACAAAAAAAATTAAAATCACTGATTGATGATGGTCAATTGGTTTAA
- the rlmN gene encoding 23S rRNA (adenine(2503)-C(2))-methyltransferase RlmN, translating to MTKFPKLSSNASLLGLGSKDLEEFARQEGEKAFRGRQIHEWIYQRGAKSLDSITVLPKKWRDSLEHKGIKIGRLEEINRVVSEDKTLKLLMGTIDDEIIETVGIPTDKRLTVCVSSQIGCPMGCKFCATGKSGLNRSLNVNEIVDQVISVRETMNRRPTHVVFMGMGEPLLNIRNVLDSIECLTNDIGIGQRKITVSTVGIPDTLPDLAKLAQERLGRVKFTLAVSLHASNQTLRESIIPSASSYPIDSLLKDCKKYIELTGRRVSFEYILLGGLNDKDIHAEQLADLMRGFQSHVNLIAYNPIAEENFKRPSQSRVNGFRELLENKGVAVSVRASRGRDKDAACGQLRRQTIDTIKIN from the coding sequence GTGACAAAATTCCCTAAACTATCAAGTAATGCATCCTTGCTTGGCTTAGGTTCAAAAGATCTTGAAGAATTTGCTCGCCAGGAAGGTGAAAAAGCTTTTCGAGGTAGGCAAATTCATGAATGGATTTATCAAAGAGGGGCAAAAAGTTTAGATTCAATTACTGTACTGCCAAAGAAATGGCGAGATTCATTAGAACATAAAGGAATAAAGATCGGAAGACTTGAGGAAATCAATAGGGTTGTATCAGAAGATAAGACATTAAAATTATTGATGGGGACTATCGATGATGAGATTATAGAAACAGTAGGAATACCAACAGACAAAAGACTGACTGTTTGTGTTTCAAGTCAAATTGGCTGTCCTATGGGTTGCAAATTTTGTGCGACTGGTAAAAGCGGGCTTAATAGATCTCTTAATGTGAATGAGATCGTTGATCAAGTTATTAGTGTCAGAGAAACAATGAATAGGAGACCCACTCATGTGGTGTTTATGGGCATGGGCGAGCCACTTCTAAATATTCGCAACGTTTTAGACTCTATTGAATGTCTGACGAATGATATAGGCATTGGTCAAAGGAAGATAACTGTTAGCACTGTTGGCATACCGGATACTCTCCCAGATTTAGCAAAATTAGCTCAAGAGCGTTTAGGAAGAGTTAAATTCACTCTTGCTGTTAGCCTTCATGCATCTAATCAGACCTTGCGTGAATCAATTATTCCCTCAGCGAGTTCTTATCCAATCGATTCATTACTCAAAGACTGTAAAAAATATATAGAACTCACTGGTAGACGAGTAAGTTTTGAGTATATACTTCTTGGAGGGTTGAATGACAAAGATATTCATGCAGAGCAGTTAGCTGATTTGATGAGAGGTTTTCAGAGCCATGTTAATTTAATAGCTTATAATCCAATTGCTGAAGAAAACTTTAAACGACCAAGCCAATCCAGGGTTAATGGCTTTAGAGAGCTTTTAGAAAATAAAGGAGTTGCTGTAAGTGTTCGTGCAAGTAGAGGTAGAGATAAAGATGCGGCATGTGGACAGCTAAGAAGGCAAACAATCGATACAATAAAAATTAATTAA
- a CDS encoding DNA-directed RNA polymerase subunit beta', protein MTSSSPKTRKSSTKTKAKRGSKAKKAAEMKAVQRLSKTPPPFRNKVVDKKGLKNLVAWAFKHHGTAATAAMADNLKDLGFRYATQAAVSISVDDLKVPEAKQDLLGQAEELITSTEECYRLGEITEVERHTKVIDTWTETNERLVDAVKKNFNQNDPLNSVWMMANSGARGNMSQVRQLVGMRGLMANPQGEIIDLPIRTNFREGLTVTEYVISSYGARKGLVDTALRTADSGYLTRRLVDVAQDVIVREEDCGTTRSISINAEDEKFGNRLVGRLTAEQVVNVEQEVLAERDTPIDPQLSKKFEQSNIQSVRVRSPLTCEATRSVCRKCYGWALAHNQLVDLGEAVGIVAAQSIGEPGTQLTMRTFHTGGVSTAETGVVRSTLAGKVEFGSKARVRGYRTPHGVEAQQAEVDFNLKIIPATGAKPQKIDIPMGSLLFVDNDQNIDIDVTVAQIASGAVQKSVEKATKDVICDLAGQVRYETIIQPREVTDRQGNITLKAQRLGRLWVLAGDVYNLPPNAKPVVSGNVSVKEGQVLAEASQASEFGGEVRLRDSIGDSREVQIVTTSMTLNDFELHEESSHSGEIWHLEAKDNTRYRLNTIPGSKIGNNEVIAELADDRFKTQTGGLVKYAPGLTIKKARSAKNGYEVSKGGTLLWVPQETHEINKDISLLMIKDRQWIEAGTEVVKDIFSQTAGIVTVTQKNDILREIIVRSGTFKLCKESKALDRFAGDGQIVNPGEIIAKGIKTDSMVMVQSVETPEGKGLLLRPVEEFTIPDQAQLPELEHVKQPKGPSLGIKASQRLAFKDGELIKSVEGIELLKTQLMLETFDTTPQMTVDVEVIKDLNSKSINRLKLVILESILVRRDTTSDSSHGSTHTELQIEHAQVVAAGDVVATTQILCKQEGIVQLPDAIDGDPVRRLIVERDEDTITIDSKGTTLLKVGQRVVDGDFVSKDQLIGACGEIENIDGKKVKLRLGRPYMVSPDSVLHVRDGDLVQRGDGLALLVFERQKTGDIVQGLPRIEELLEARRPRDSAILCKKSGTVDIKKGDDDDAVVVSVIEDNDAISEYPILLGRNVMVRNSQQVVAGELLTDGPVNPHELLECFFTDLRDKKPLMDAAQEAIAKLQHRMVSEVQNVYKSQGVAIDDKHIEVIVRQMTSKVRIEDAGDTTFLPGELIELRQVEDTNQAISITGGAPSEFTPVLLGITKASLNTDSFISAASFQETTRVLTEAAIEGKSDWLRGLKENVIIGRLIPAGTGFSGFVEELNAEAGPHPDILAEDPAGYRRIQNLRPDYTVDMPSSPVAKNTSVLDDPSEEDLEATRSRHGIDPTTSNFAAFARPIGDDESSEDQMPDPAALEGLQEEGLLSDE, encoded by the coding sequence ATGACTTCTTCCTCTCCTAAAACTCGTAAATCCTCTACTAAAACAAAAGCAAAAAGAGGCTCTAAAGCAAAAAAAGCAGCAGAGATGAAAGCTGTTCAAAGACTTTCTAAAACTCCTCCGCCCTTTAGAAATAAAGTAGTTGATAAGAAAGGTTTGAAAAATTTAGTTGCATGGGCATTCAAGCATCATGGAACAGCAGCAACTGCTGCTATGGCAGATAACTTGAAAGATCTTGGTTTCAGGTATGCAACCCAGGCAGCAGTTTCAATTTCTGTTGATGATTTAAAGGTTCCAGAGGCTAAACAAGATTTACTCGGTCAGGCCGAAGAACTAATCACTTCTACAGAGGAATGCTATAGATTAGGTGAAATTACTGAGGTCGAGAGACATACAAAAGTTATAGATACTTGGACTGAGACTAATGAAAGATTAGTTGATGCTGTCAAAAAGAATTTCAATCAAAACGATCCATTAAATTCAGTATGGATGATGGCTAACTCAGGAGCCAGAGGAAATATGTCTCAGGTTCGTCAGCTTGTTGGGATGAGAGGATTAATGGCTAATCCTCAAGGTGAGATCATTGACTTACCAATACGCACTAATTTTAGAGAGGGTTTGACGGTCACTGAATATGTCATTTCCTCTTATGGAGCTCGTAAAGGTCTTGTTGACACTGCTTTAAGAACTGCTGACTCTGGATATTTAACTAGACGCTTAGTTGATGTCGCTCAAGACGTAATTGTTAGAGAAGAGGATTGTGGTACTACAAGATCAATTTCAATAAATGCAGAGGATGAAAAGTTTGGTAATAGGCTTGTTGGACGCCTGACAGCCGAACAAGTAGTTAACGTAGAGCAGGAAGTTTTGGCTGAAAGAGATACTCCAATTGATCCTCAGCTATCTAAGAAATTTGAACAATCAAATATTCAAAGTGTCAGGGTTAGATCGCCTCTTACATGTGAGGCGACTAGATCAGTCTGTCGTAAATGTTATGGCTGGGCACTGGCGCATAATCAACTCGTTGATTTAGGGGAAGCAGTAGGTATCGTTGCTGCTCAATCTATTGGGGAGCCAGGTACCCAATTAACTATGAGGACTTTCCATACTGGTGGGGTTTCAACAGCAGAAACTGGTGTTGTTCGTTCCACTCTCGCAGGAAAAGTTGAGTTTGGTTCGAAGGCACGAGTAAGAGGCTATAGAACACCGCATGGCGTTGAAGCGCAGCAAGCAGAAGTTGATTTCAACCTAAAAATTATTCCGGCAACTGGTGCTAAACCTCAGAAGATTGATATACCAATGGGTTCTTTACTTTTTGTAGACAATGATCAAAATATTGATATAGATGTAACTGTTGCTCAGATTGCGAGTGGAGCTGTTCAAAAAAGTGTTGAAAAGGCTACTAAAGATGTTATATGTGATTTGGCTGGACAAGTTAGGTATGAAACCATTATCCAACCCAGAGAGGTTACGGATAGGCAAGGGAATATAACACTTAAAGCTCAGCGACTTGGTCGACTTTGGGTGCTAGCAGGAGACGTGTACAATTTACCTCCGAATGCTAAGCCAGTTGTTTCCGGCAATGTTTCGGTAAAGGAGGGACAAGTTTTAGCTGAAGCAAGTCAGGCAAGTGAGTTTGGAGGTGAAGTAAGGCTCAGAGATTCTATTGGTGACTCTAGAGAGGTTCAAATAGTCACAACCTCTATGACTTTGAATGATTTTGAATTGCATGAAGAGTCGAGTCATTCAGGGGAAATATGGCATCTTGAAGCAAAAGACAATACACGTTATAGATTGAATACTATCCCTGGAAGTAAAATTGGGAATAACGAGGTAATAGCTGAATTAGCAGACGATCGGTTTAAAACTCAAACAGGTGGACTTGTTAAATATGCCCCTGGGTTGACAATTAAAAAAGCTCGTTCTGCAAAGAATGGGTATGAAGTTAGTAAAGGTGGCACTTTATTGTGGGTCCCTCAAGAAACTCATGAAATAAATAAGGATATCTCATTATTAATGATTAAAGATCGTCAATGGATAGAGGCAGGGACAGAAGTTGTCAAAGATATTTTTAGTCAAACTGCTGGAATAGTTACTGTTACACAAAAAAATGATATTCTCCGCGAAATTATAGTCAGAAGCGGTACTTTTAAACTATGTAAAGAAAGTAAAGCACTTGATAGGTTCGCAGGTGATGGGCAAATAGTTAATCCTGGAGAAATAATCGCAAAAGGGATTAAGACTGATTCAATGGTCATGGTTCAATCAGTTGAAACACCAGAAGGTAAAGGTCTCTTATTAAGACCTGTAGAGGAATTCACTATTCCTGACCAAGCACAATTACCTGAATTAGAGCATGTTAAACAACCTAAAGGACCATCACTAGGAATCAAAGCCTCTCAAAGACTTGCTTTCAAGGATGGTGAGCTTATTAAATCTGTTGAAGGTATTGAGTTGCTTAAAACTCAACTCATGCTTGAGACGTTTGATACAACGCCACAGATGACAGTAGATGTAGAAGTCATAAAAGATTTGAATTCAAAGAGTATTAATAGATTGAAATTAGTTATTCTTGAAAGTATTTTAGTTAGACGAGATACAACTTCTGATTCTAGCCATGGGTCAACACATACTGAATTACAGATAGAACATGCTCAAGTTGTTGCAGCTGGAGACGTTGTAGCTACAACCCAGATATTGTGTAAGCAAGAAGGTATTGTTCAACTTCCTGATGCCATTGACGGTGACCCTGTTCGTCGACTTATCGTTGAAAGGGATGAAGATACAATAACAATTGATTCCAAAGGAACTACTCTTTTGAAAGTTGGACAAAGAGTAGTAGATGGAGACTTTGTATCTAAAGACCAACTAATTGGCGCTTGCGGCGAAATAGAAAATATTGATGGTAAGAAAGTGAAGTTGCGTCTTGGTAGGCCTTATATGGTCTCCCCAGATTCAGTCCTGCATGTTCGTGATGGTGATCTGGTGCAAAGAGGTGATGGCCTGGCTTTGTTAGTGTTTGAAAGACAAAAAACAGGTGATATTGTTCAAGGTCTACCAAGGATCGAAGAATTGCTAGAAGCTCGTAGGCCCAGGGATTCTGCTATTTTGTGTAAAAAGTCCGGCACAGTAGATATTAAAAAAGGTGATGACGATGACGCTGTAGTTGTATCTGTTATTGAGGACAATGATGCAATCTCTGAATATCCAATTTTGTTGGGACGTAATGTAATGGTTAGAAATAGCCAACAAGTTGTAGCTGGTGAATTATTGACTGATGGTCCAGTAAATCCACATGAGCTTTTGGAATGTTTCTTTACAGACTTACGTGATAAAAAACCTCTAATGGATGCAGCTCAGGAGGCTATAGCTAAGCTTCAGCATAGGATGGTAAGCGAGGTTCAAAATGTTTATAAATCGCAGGGTGTAGCTATAGACGATAAGCACATAGAAGTAATTGTTCGACAGATGACGAGTAAAGTACGAATAGAAGATGCGGGAGATACAACATTTTTACCAGGAGAGTTAATAGAACTGAGGCAAGTTGAAGATACTAACCAGGCTATATCCATTACTGGAGGCGCCCCCTCGGAATTTACTCCTGTTTTACTTGGTATAACAAAGGCATCACTTAATACTGATAGTTTCATATCAGCGGCTTCATTCCAAGAAACAACCCGAGTTCTTACCGAAGCGGCTATTGAAGGTAAATCTGATTGGCTTCGTGGACTTAAAGAAAATGTAATTATTGGTCGCCTGATCCCTGCCGGCACTGGCTTTAGTGGCTTTGTCGAAGAGTTAAATGCCGAAGCAGGTCCTCATCCAGATATTCTTGCGGAAGACCCAGCGGGTTATCGAAGGATACAAAATCTTAGACCTGACTATACTGTTGACATGCCTTCTTCCCCAGTCGCTAAGAATACCTCTGTTTTGGATGATCCAAGTGAAGAGGATTTAGAGGCAACTAGAAGTAGACATGGCATTGATCCTACAACGAGTAATTTCGCAGCATTTGCGCGACCAATCGGTGATGATGAATCTTCTGAAGACCAAATGCCAGACCCTGCTGCGTTGGAGGGCTTGCAAGAAGAGGGCTTACTTTCAGATGAATAA
- a CDS encoding high light inducible protein, translating to MIDPPVVPKRKLPRYGFHTHTERVNGRWAMIGFIALVLLEFKLGHGLMNW from the coding sequence ATGATTGATCCACCTGTAGTCCCCAAGCGTAAATTACCACGCTATGGCTTTCATACACATACTGAAAGAGTTAATGGTAGATGGGCAATGATTGGTTTTATTGCATTAGTTCTTTTGGAATTTAAGTTGGGACATGGATTAATGAATTGGTGA
- a CDS encoding DUF2997 domain-containing protein has translation MPQRTLRFKIRQDGRVEETVEGLIGEACIDLTEKLEEALGTVERREPTSDTFLRENVQKQTITAEIH, from the coding sequence ATGCCACAACGCACATTGCGCTTTAAAATCCGACAAGATGGACGTGTTGAAGAAACCGTTGAAGGTCTTATTGGTGAGGCATGTATTGATTTAACTGAGAAGCTTGAGGAAGCCTTAGGCACCGTTGAAAGGAGAGAGCCAACCTCTGATACCTTTCTTCGTGAAAACGTTCAAAAACAGACAATTACTGCAGAAATCCACTGA
- a CDS encoding DNA-directed RNA polymerase subunit gamma, translated as MTNSNLRTENHFDYVKIKLASPERVMEWGQRTLPNGQVVGEVTKPETINYRTLKPEMDGLFCEKIFGPSKDWECHCGKYKRVRHRGIVCERCGVEVTESRVRRHRMGFIKLAAPVSHVWYLKGIPSYVAILLDMPLRDVEQIVYFNCYVVLDIGDSKDLKYKQLLTEDEWLEIEDEIYAEDSTIENEPIVGIGAEALKQLLEDLNLKEVAEQLREEIATSKGQKRAKLIKRLRVIDNFIATSASPEWMVLDAIPVIPPDLRPMVQLDGGRFATSDLNDLYRRVINRNNRLARLQEILAPEIIVRNEKRMLQEAVDALIDNGRRGRTVVGANNRPLKSLSDIIEGKQGRFRQNLLGKRVDYSGRSVIVVGPKLKMHQCGLPKEMAIELFQPFVIHRLIRQNIVNNIKAAKKLIQKADDEVMQVLQEVIDGHPILLNRAPTLHRLGIQAFEPKLVAGRAIQLHPLVCPAFNADFDGDQMAVHVPLAIEAQTEARMLMLASNNILSPATGDPIVTPSQDMVLGSYYLTAIHPQADQPKFGDHAHTYASLEDVLQALEDKRIYLHDWVWVRFSGEIEDDDELQKPRKTETLKDGTRIEEWTYRRDRLDEDGSLISRYILTTVGRVVMNHTIIDAVAAT; from the coding sequence ATGACTAATAGCAATCTACGTACGGAAAATCATTTTGATTATGTCAAAATAAAACTAGCCTCTCCTGAACGAGTAATGGAATGGGGGCAAAGAACTTTGCCCAATGGTCAGGTAGTAGGGGAAGTAACTAAACCAGAAACAATAAACTATCGAACACTTAAACCTGAAATGGATGGGTTGTTTTGTGAAAAGATTTTTGGTCCATCTAAGGACTGGGAATGTCATTGTGGAAAATATAAGAGAGTTAGACATCGTGGAATTGTTTGTGAAAGATGCGGTGTTGAAGTAACAGAAAGTCGGGTGAGGAGGCATAGAATGGGTTTTATTAAATTGGCTGCTCCCGTATCGCATGTTTGGTATTTAAAAGGTATTCCTAGCTATGTCGCTATTTTGTTAGACATGCCTCTCAGAGATGTTGAGCAAATTGTTTACTTTAATTGTTATGTTGTTTTAGATATCGGGGATAGTAAAGATTTAAAATATAAGCAGCTACTAACTGAAGATGAATGGCTTGAGATTGAAGACGAGATTTACGCTGAGGATTCAACTATAGAGAATGAACCTATTGTTGGGATAGGTGCAGAGGCTTTAAAACAATTACTTGAAGATTTAAATCTAAAGGAAGTTGCTGAGCAATTGAGAGAAGAAATTGCAACAAGCAAAGGTCAAAAAAGGGCTAAGCTTATCAAAAGACTAAGGGTAATAGATAATTTTATTGCGACTAGTGCAAGTCCAGAGTGGATGGTTTTAGATGCGATACCTGTGATACCTCCTGATTTGAGGCCTATGGTGCAATTAGATGGGGGGCGATTCGCTACCTCAGATTTAAATGACTTATACAGAAGAGTAATTAATAGGAACAATCGTCTTGCTCGGCTTCAGGAAATATTAGCCCCAGAGATAATAGTTAGAAATGAAAAAAGGATGCTCCAAGAGGCTGTAGATGCACTTATTGATAATGGTAGAAGGGGAAGAACTGTTGTTGGCGCAAATAATCGTCCCTTGAAATCATTGAGCGATATTATCGAAGGTAAACAAGGTAGATTTAGACAGAATTTGCTTGGAAAAAGAGTTGATTATTCAGGTCGCTCGGTAATAGTAGTTGGTCCGAAGTTGAAAATGCATCAATGTGGATTGCCAAAGGAAATGGCTATAGAGCTTTTTCAGCCTTTTGTAATTCACAGATTGATTCGCCAGAATATTGTCAATAACATCAAAGCAGCAAAGAAATTAATACAGAAAGCCGACGATGAAGTTATGCAGGTATTACAGGAAGTTATAGACGGTCATCCTATCCTGCTTAACCGGGCACCTACCTTGCACCGACTAGGAATTCAGGCTTTTGAGCCTAAATTAGTTGCTGGACGTGCTATACAGCTACATCCATTGGTATGTCCAGCTTTTAACGCTGATTTTGATGGAGATCAAATGGCTGTTCATGTGCCTTTAGCAATTGAGGCGCAAACTGAGGCAAGGATGTTAATGCTAGCTAGTAACAATATTCTTTCCCCTGCAACTGGTGATCCAATTGTTACCCCATCTCAAGATATGGTTTTAGGCTCTTATTACCTGACCGCAATTCATCCTCAAGCAGACCAACCAAAGTTTGGAGATCATGCCCATACCTATGCATCACTTGAAGACGTTTTACAAGCACTTGAAGATAAAAGGATATATTTACATGATTGGGTTTGGGTTCGATTTTCTGGTGAAATTGAGGATGACGATGAGCTTCAGAAACCTCGTAAGACAGAGACTTTGAAAGATGGTACTCGTATCGAGGAATGGACATATCGACGTGACCGATTGGATGAAGATGGAAGTTTAATTAGCCGTTACATATTGACTACAGTTGGCCGGGTTGTCATGAACCATACAATTATTGATGCTGTAGCAGCCACCTGA